The Ziziphus jujuba cultivar Dongzao chromosome 3, ASM3175591v1 region caaaattattattatttaaacatatatattaatgctaattataaattttctttttttgtcaaaatCTCAGAAAATGTCATAGGTGATGAATGAATACAAGAAGCATCAAACCTAGAAATAGATGGGATCTCTTGAGGGATAACATCATCGGCATGGCCTGTAAGATTTTTATATGTAGatattaacttattaatttcttCAACATTGTCTTTGTTTTTAATGATCTCCAAAAGACCAAAAATCAATCTCTCCATCTTCCTAATTCTCTCACTTGTCTTGGACTCATTCTTTTTTTGCGAACTTTGCTTAAGGCTGTGGAAAAAATTAGTCGCccctttgcctcgacccctaaaCCAATCTCTAGACTCCTTTATCCCCACAGCTTCTGTAAGAATATCGGCCGGAGGTGAAGATGAAATTTCTCCTTCCGTTGCCTTCTTCCTTGGtgcattctacaatatatttattaaatgattacCATATTTACTAAGTTACAATaattaactaaataataatatattaaacaaaaaaatcataaataaagatactcacaattttttccactaaattttcaattttttcattcGCGTATTTTCCATCTTTCCCCATCCGGGCCCGTGTCCATAGATCCTCTTGGTCTATATGATCTTGGGTGCCTCTTTCAATTTGCTACGAAAGttacaataaatattaatagtgcatgtgattaaaataaaaaatgcatatagTCAAATGTAAGTAAAAGTAAATTGCATACCATGCTACATGGTAGAATTGCAGATGAAATTAAACGTCTATCACCTTCCTCGGGTTGATCAAGAGAAGCAAGGTCCATGtgatcaattatttttatttttgaacttgAGGAAGATCTGGTATGTACATGTCCATCCTTGATTTGGTCAGCACTTATATCACATAAAAAGGAACGTTCCAATTCTTTATCTCCATCCCTACATCCAAGAACGTAATCAAGACTTTGACATTTGTTACTTTGTACGTTCTCACAAATGTGAACTTCATTTTTGAATCTCTTAGTCCAGTCAGATGGGCTTGAATTCAGATCAACATAAAGATTGATACCCTCCTCTGATCTGACATAAAACTCAAAAGAAGAGGAAGGAACTTTTCGGGAACTTTCCATGGGGGAAGCAAAAGCAGCTCCTACAGGACATGGACCAATATCTAGTTCTCTAATTTGGGGCATATTTTCCACTAAGCCATCTTTTTGTAAAGTCAATTTCTCACCAGAGCCTTTTTTTAGGGCCTTGCTG contains the following coding sequences:
- the LOC107408963 gene encoding uncharacterized protein LOC107408963 isoform X1, whose product is MRTFQEKSFKKNLKSTSSGERMGGINKDSLPASTTQLQFGAQLNSMADTSKDSYGYILSSREREIQRNTQTVKSNEFGCCLESKTYDKEVRNGSMHNSRKMSRCQCNGNGLNYSKALKKGSGEKLTLQKDGLVENMPQIRELDIGPCPVGAAFASPMESSRKVPSSSFEFYVRSEEGINLYVDLNSSPSDWTKRFKNEVHICENVQSNKCQSLDYVLGCRDGDKELERSFLCDISADQIKDGHVHTRSSSSSKIKIIDHMDLASLDQPEEGDRRLISSAILPCSMQIERGTQDHIDQEDLWTRARMGKDGKYANEKIENLVEKINAPRKKATEGEISSSPPADILTEAVGIKESRDWFRGRGKGATNFFHSLKQSSQKKNESKTSERIRKMERLIFGLLEIIKNKDNVEEINKLISTYKNLTGHADDVIPQEIPSISRFDASCIHSSPMTFSEILTKKENL
- the LOC107408963 gene encoding uncharacterized protein LOC107408963 isoform X3, which translates into the protein MGGINKDSLPASTTQLQFGAQLNSMADTSKDSYGYILSSREREIQRNTQTVKSNEFGCCLESKTYDKEVRNGSMHNSRKMSRCQCNGNGLNYSKALKKGSGEKLTLQKDGLVENMPQIRELDIGPCPVGAAFASPMESSRKVPSSSFEFYVRSEEGINLYVDLNSSPSDWTKRFKNEVHICENVQSNKCQSLDYVLGCRDGDKELERSFLCDISADQIKDGHVHTRSSSSSKIKIIDHMDLASLDQPEEGDRRLISSAILPCSMQIERGTQDHIDQEDLWTRARMGKDGKYANEKIENLVEKINAPRKKATEGEISSSPPADILTEAVGIKESRDWFRGRGKGATNFFHSLKQSSQKKNESKTSERIRKMERLIFGLLEIIKNKDNVEEINKLISTYKNLTGHADDVIPQEIPSISRFDASCIHSSPMTFSEILTKKENL
- the LOC107408963 gene encoding uncharacterized protein LOC107408963 isoform X2, with translation MRTFQEKSFKKNLKSTSSGERMGGINKDSLPASTTQLQFGAQLNSMADTSKDSYGYILSSREREIQRNTQTVKSNEFGCCLESKTYDKEVRNGSMHNSRKMSRCQCNGNGLNYSKALKKGSGEKLTLQKDGLVENMPQIRELDIGPCPVGAAFASPMESSRKVPSSSFEFYVRSEEGINLYVDLNSSPSDWTKRFKNEVHICENVQSNKCQSLDYVLGCRDGDKELERSFLCDISADQIKDGHVHTRSSSSSKIKIIDHMDLASLDQPEEGDRRLISSAILPCSMQIERGTQDHIDQEDLWTRARMGKDGKYANEKIENLVEKINAPRKKATEGEISSSPPADILTEAVGIKESRDWFRGRGKGATNFFHSLKQSSQKKNESKTSERIRKMERLIFGLLEIIKNKDNVEEINKLISTYKNLTGHADDVIPQEIPSISREVRKCHMLKIIKVVW